A window of the Mannheimia granulomatis genome harbors these coding sequences:
- the bamE gene encoding outer membrane protein assembly factor BamE, whose protein sequence is MKMKSLLATMFVAMSITACSTVEKVVYRIDVPQGNYLEQDKIDQLRVGMTSEQVEYLLGTPMLKNIFDTHRWDYVFIKREGYKEPEQRNLFVYFDTKGLVSKIDDSKAKQP, encoded by the coding sequence ATGAAAATGAAATCTCTTTTAGCAACCATGTTCGTTGCAATGAGTATTACAGCTTGCTCAACGGTTGAGAAAGTGGTATATCGTATTGATGTGCCACAAGGTAACTATTTAGAACAAGATAAAATTGATCAATTACGTGTTGGTATGACTTCTGAGCAAGTGGAATATTTACTTGGTACGCCAATGCTTAAAAATATTTTTGATACTCATCGTTGGGATTATGTTTTTATCAAGCGTGAAGGTTATAAAGAACCTGAACAACGTAATTTGTTCGTCTATTTTGATACGAAAGGGCTAGTTTCAAAAATTGATGATAGTAAAGCGAAACAGCCGTAA